One Trichoderma asperellum chromosome 5, complete sequence genomic region harbors:
- a CDS encoding uncharacterized protein (EggNog:ENOG41), which produces MPSFTGTTPESLLARNDSLNPEATCRGITSNGRPCRRPVSPTGHPPPSRKKLSPPTPDDDGEDSYCWQHKDQAGRSGKSSPGAGRPSGGVIREEGRTSLDTLADRLGLVDINDNKRPSGRFSSEKYRPKPKTTTFCFCFSVPEEDFDEAPRPHQPRPQPHPVQPQAARPSTPSARPSQPQTSHHQGHSRPSSSSAPTAGHLKSLIPDSLDAHTSSVLMKEVAKPFSDADEPGYIYMFWLTPESAADPAPVDAARDLLAPPPRGGTRSRRPSDVVSTFANTNGQKPKTMLLKIGRAANVQRRMNQWSRQCGHSIQLLRFYPYMSSSTPPSFDAASSNSHGRGAGGRAPSPAAAAAAVHPTPHVKKVERLIHLELGGMGLRADLGACKTCGHEHKEWFEVDATRDGVKIVDDIIRRWVGWDDGSAVGGR; this is translated from the coding sequence ATGCCCTCCTTCACTGGCACCACCCCCGAGTCGCTCCTCGCGCGCAACGACTCGCTCAACCCCGAAGCAACATGTCGCGGCATCACCTCCAACGGCCGGCCCTGTCGCCGCCCCGTCAGCCCTACAGGCCATCCGCCGCCGTCGCGCAAGAAGCTGTCGCCGCCCACCcctgacgacgacggcgaggaCTCCTACTGCTGGCAGCACAAGGACCAGGCCGGCCGCTCGGGCAAGTCGAGCCCCGGCGCGGGACGGCCCTCTGGCGGCGTCATCCGCGAGGAAGGCCGCACGAGTCTGGATACGCTGGCGGATCGCCTGGGGCTCGTGGATATCAACGACAATAAGCGACCCAGCGGCCGGTTCTCGTCGGAAAAGTACCGGCCCAAGCCAAAGACGACgaccttttgcttctgcttcagcGTCCCGGAGGAAGACTTTGACGAGGCTCCGAGGCCTCACCAGCCCAGACCGCAGCCTCACCCCGTGCAACCGCAGGCTGCTCGGCCGTCGACCCCCTCGGCGCGTCCATCACAGCCACAGACCTCTCATCATCAGGGGCACTCCCGCCcctccagctcctcggcCCCGACGGCGGGCCACCTCAAGTCTCTCATCCCAGACTCCCTCGACGCCCACACGTCGTCGGTGCTCATGAAGGAGGTAGCGAAGCCGTTTTCCGATGCCGACGAACCCGGCTACATCTACATGTTCTGGCTCACACCCGAATCGGCTGCTGATCCGGCCCCCGTCGACGCTGCAAGGGACCTCctcgctcctcctccccGAGGCGGCACCCGCAGCAGAAGGCCCAGCGATGTTGTGTCTACATTCGCCAACACCAACGGCCAGAAGCCAAAGACTATGCTTCTCAAAATCGGCCGAGCTGCCAATGTCCAGCGCCGCATGAACCAATGGTCCCGCCAATGCGGCCACTccatccagctgctgcgtTTCTACCCTTACATGTCCTCATCCACCCCTCCGTCTTTCGATGCTGCGTCGTCCAACTCTCATGGAAGGGGTGCTGGGGGGAGAGCCCCATccccagctgctgcggctgcggctgtcCATCCCACACCGCATGTCAAGAAGGTGGAACGCCTCATTCaccttgagcttggcggcATGGGACTCCGTGCTGATCTCGGCGCCTGCAAGACATGTGGACATGAACACAAGGAGTGGTTTGAAGTGGATGCCACCAGAGATGGAGTCAAGATTGTTGATGACATTATTCGTCGTTGGGTGGGATGGGATGATGGCTCTGCTGTTGGCGGGCGATAA
- a CDS encoding uncharacterized protein (EggNog:ENOG41) gives MPSTCSKLTGFPTIRSSAQSEEPLKSLLPNSSGFYIMRFGLHYHQHLLAKWADDYVDYNGLRQMIRLASQREEPPADVLKCLEESMKSFEASHQKKLTSIIQREADLCAIIGLPSTPADIPDIDTVEQSELGLILFVYEDLLREVCDVEWFDRVNEAAITKVFAKIANGFEDETSYYHHLQSQWLATQQSLESLRIDTRKRYSSIIVDARRVRSMTRQPTRSLYMNACIRVDSAPENSYDWIKNDQVAALREYYLSCNPPTSSHGSEFERQLYSLFIAAIMMEAKESANFLFEFVTENGWAMHIDQIFFFFSLCGHMKQNGSRTTPTPEDWLVKLLDGPCALATVFLRRGGVHGRLALYYSAKYGLESFCEASIRCAFNSDVGHLADILSWRDNDGMTPLHYAVLSGETSVLAILLKWLVDSNDIKQSKSDLQPLFGNLLLLSVRSGQDDIANILLDHQPDINYTAPHGETALYCAAQANNLGLVKLLLTYTQRGLDVNIATATGWTPLMVACANGHSDIVSCLLEAGVEPESCDALGWTARELAVFRGHLGIATLFTSTPSETTNGGPAGSHRLAYKNPRQTFFSNSSERLVVVNLGSTQGGHDRAAFELSHYIPERSSGPRSTSSLVLEICAPGTEADAKLVRLPILEDQINQPFIFQAKNEAPLQISVRLFRRESMDSMVLLSRGNTTLDHGKVFFGKKRESMVREVTVFMMDKETMDLTGTVLLSYVVATPFAGLQQPDTTNYQRRLGDPMRMVGHRGLGQNTDNRSYLQLGENTAMSFLSAFKLGASFVESKGFKPNTRGDFIQGSLATLDELLMNLPEDIGFNIEMKYPRLHEAVDAGVAPVTIDINTFVDVALEKIQRLAGNRPIILSSFTPEVCILLSVKQKTYPVMFITNAGKVPMADKELRVASLQVGVQFARFWNLAGVVFACEALLYCPRLVQFVKNAGLVCASYGLLNNEPILARKQADAGVDIIMVDRVKLVAEELAKDGTMSNTSLN, from the exons ATGCCTAGCACATGTAGCAAGCTGACGGGCTTTCCTACAATACG CTCCAGCGCACAATCTGAGGAGCCATTGAAGTCACTCCTGCCAAATTCCTCCGGCTTCTACATCATGAGGTTTGGCTTGCATTATCACCAGCATCTGCTGGCAAAATGGGCCGATGATTACGTCGATTACAATGGCCTCCGGCAGATGATACGGCTTGCATCGCAGCGGGAAGAGCCCCCAGCAG ATGTCTTGAAATGCCTGGAGGAAAGCATGAAGAGCTTTGAAGCGTCCCACCAGAAAAAACTCACGTCTATCATTCAGCGAGAGGCTGACCTCTGTGCCATAATTGGCTTGCCTTCAACGCCTGCCGACATCCCCGACATCGATACTGTGGAACAGTCCGAACTTGGCTTGATTCTCTTTGTTTACGAAGACTTGTTGCGTGAAGTATGCGACGTTGAATGGTTCGATAGAGTAAACGAGGCCGCTATAACAAAAGTCTTTGCCAAGATTGCCAACGGATTCGAAGACGAGACAAGCTAttaccatcatcttcaatcaCAATGGCTTGCAACACAACAGAGTCTCGAAAGTCTTCGAATAGATACCCGAAAAAGGTATTCTAGCATAATAGTTGATGCACGCCGAGTACGCTCCATGACTCGACAACCTACACGATCCTTATACATGAATGCGTGTATTCGGGTCGACAGTGCGCCGGAGAATTCATATGATTGGATCAAGAACGACCAGGTTGCTGCATTGCGAGAATATTATCTCTCGTGTAATCCTCCAACAAGCTCGCACGGGTCTGAGTTTGAAAGGCAACTTTACAGCTTATTCATTGCTGCGATTATgatggaagcaaaagaaagtgcaaattttctttttgagtTTGTGACTGAAAATGGTTGGGCCATGCATATAGATCagatattctttttcttcagtTTGTGCGGCCACATGAAACAAAATGGCTCACGGACCACGCCCACGCCCGAAGATTGGCTCGTCAAATTGCTCGACGGACCTTGCGCTCTCGCTACTGTCTTCCTGCGTCGCGGAGGTGTTCACGGGCGTCTTGCGCTTTACTACTCCGCAAAATACGGACTGGAAAGCTTTTGTGAAGCTTCAATACGTTGCGCATTTAATTCAGATGTCGGGCATCTTGCCGACATATTATCCTGGAGAGACAACGATGGCATGACGCCGCTACACTATGCCGTCCTATCTGGCGAAACATCAGTCCTAGCCATCCTATTGAAATGGCTGGTTGACTCTAATGATATAAAGCAGTCAAAATCTGATCTTCAACCTCTGTTTgggaatcttcttcttctatctGTAAGAAGCGGCCAAGATGATATCGCAAACATCTTGCTAGACCATCAACCTGATATCAACTACACAGCGCCTCATGGTGAAACTGCCCTTTACTGCGCAGCTCAAGCAAATAATCTGGGCCTGGTTAAGCTGTTGCTCACCTATACTCAACGTGGGCTTGATGTAAATATTGCAACAGCTACAGGGTGGACCCCGCTTATGGTTGCATGTGCAAACGGACACAGCGACATTGTAAGCTGTCTCTTGGAGGCTGGGGTTGAGCCTGAGAGCTGCGATGCTTTGGGGTGGACTGCCCGAGAACTTGCGGTATTCAGAGGACATCTTGGTATAGCAACGCTTTTTACGTCGACTCCATCAGAAACTACAAACGGAGGGCCTGCAGGCTCTCATAGGCTGGCTTATAAGAACCCTAGGCAGACTTTTTTCAGTAACAGCAGCGAAAGATTAGTCGTCGTCAACCTCGGAAGCACTCAGGGAGGACACGATCGTGCTGCATTTGAGCTCTCTCATTATATTCCTGAGAGGAGCAGTGGCCCCAGATCGACGTCTTCTCTAGTACTCGAGATCTGTGCTCCAGGAACAGAGGCTGATGCAAAATTAGTGCGGTTGCCAATACTGGAAGACCAAATCAACCAGCCCTTTATCTTCCAGGCCAAAAATGAAGCGCCCCTTCAGATATCTGTCCGACTATTTCGTCGTGAGTCCATGGACTCGATGGTACTCTTGAGCCGCGGAAATACAACACTAGATCATGGAAAAGTGTTCTTTGGAAAGAAACGCGAAAGCATGGTTCGTGAGGTCACTGTCTTTATGATGGATAAAGAGACTATGGACTTGACGGGGACTGTGTTGCTGAGCTATGTTGTTGCTACGCCTTTCGCAGGCCTCCAGCAGCCGGATACAACAAACTATCAGAGACGATTGGGGGATCCGATGCGGATGGTTGGTCATAGAG GCTTGGGACAGAATACTGATAACCGATCGTATTTGCAGCTAGGAGAGAATACAGCCATG TCCTTTCTATCTGCCTTCAAGTTGGGAGCATCGTTTGTTGAA AGCAAGGGCTTCAAGCCTAATACCAGGGGGGACTTTATACAGGGCTCATTGGCTACGTTGGATGAGCTGCTTATGAATTTGCCAGAGGATATTGGTTTCAATATTGAAATGA AGTATCCGCGACTCCATGAAGCGGTAGACGCTGGAGTAGCTCCAGTTACCATCGATATCAACACATTCGTCGACGTTGCTCTCGAAAAGATCCAGAGACTAGCGGGCAACCGCCCAATAATACTGTCATCGTTCACGCCTGAAGTCTGCATTCTGCTCTCCGTGAAACAAAAGACATATCCGGTCATGTTCATCACCAATGCCGGCAAAGTGCCCATGGCAGATAAAGAGCTCAGGGTAGCAAGCCTGCAAGTGGGCGTGCAGTTTGCTCGGTTCTGGAATCTGGCTGGAGTCGTCTTTGCATGTGAGGCGCTGCTATATTGCCCTAGGCTTGTGCAATTTGTGAAGAATGCAGGGCTGGTGTGTGCTTCTTATGGGCTGCTGAATAACGAGCCTATCCTTGCACGA AAACAAGCGGATGCTGGCGTGGATATAATCATGGTGGATCGGGTCAAGTTGGTTGCGGAGGAGCTAGCCAAGGATGGTACAATGTCTAATACTAGTCTCAActag
- a CDS encoding uncharacterized protein (EggNog:ENOG41), which yields MDPLPLSASTIGIVTFASQICKSIALLRALCKSLPGRIHALSNEVADFELVLLQLASLVEGRESLPESKYSAVPHLLKQARAKLNEVETIVSALTRAYQKSRRPLSLMNTWRADQARLKELQDDIRTVKSSLNIMLGATNSEDMLRIRLDIQAISTTTTQASQTQSALGERFITSLAGVDERIARVEQMLQHQADILQMNQFIQVQSAYGTNLPLKKRHTMTKPYSAAMMPEQLNLGIRVTPSNIACRKHCSCSCHTQRNSASPAFLNNVLGRLFVGYAGMPAMSPKCDNQECQGSRSGKISLEYWFPASVWSRILRMELSFHHAAGPSLQLDMLRIIPDNSQCINFAVDGNIGGLKFLFDRGLASPRDVSSKRGYSLLRWALYSKQYETCKFLLQAGADVDYKPIGAFDNSPRIKACHFLLEGNLSEPAVDALRAITKGNEYLEDFIDDSRFTKTHRIVLGLCSSDLEAELLLHPEEIDMQDSMGRTALAWAAARNDSRAVVTLLRYGADPNIIDVQISGALSNAAAQGHTACVKLLLDAGADPDPPLPSGIKKGGPLNVAARNANDALLVKILLDFGADVNQAGVDGKTALFHAAQKDDASLAILLLEYGAEINMSSSTGDTPLTTAITHNSYHVLQLFLERWHEYSECPRLKGPHLLNITALYADLKTIDILANTNHFRLRYDKNYALGDFRKTLRDRKDATEKLNFAFDELLRIFEGASHMTESEESLLESGQMHCTSPLSPTSWEKRCLVLQQRDDEDSDDDFHDAHEEL from the exons ATGGATCCACTCCCTTTATCTGCGAGCACCATCGGCATCGTCACTTTTGCCTCTCAAATCTGCAAGTCGATTGCGTTGCTGCGGGCTCTCTGCAAAAGCCTGCCTGGACGGATCCACGCCCTCAGCAATGAGGTGGCTGATTTCGAGCTGgttctgctgcagctcgccTCGCTGGTCGAAGGGCGAGAGAGTCTTCCAGAGAGCAAATATTCAGCTGTGCCGCATCTGCTAAAGCAGGCGAGGGCCAAGCTGAACGAAGTCGAAACGATCGTCAGTGCCCTCACGCGGGCCTACCAAAAATCAAGGCGGCCCCTCAGTCTGATGAACACATGGCGCGCAGACCAGGCTCGGCTCAAAGAGCTGCAGGATGACATCCGGACTGTGAAAAGCAGCCTGAATATCATGCTTGGGGCTACCAACTC CGAAGATATGCTGAGAATCCGACTTGACATACAAGCAATctctaccaccaccacacaGGCATCCCAGACGCAGTCTGCTCTCGGCGAGAGATTCATCACCAGTCTGGCCGGCGTAGACGAACGAATCGCACGAGTTGAGCAAATGCTCCAACATCAAGCCGACATCTTGCAGATGAACCAGTTCATTCAAGTCCAGTCAGCATACGGAACCAACCTGCCTCTGAAGAAAAGACACACAATGACGAAACCATActcggcggcgatgatgcccGAGCAGCTTAATTTAGGAATCCGCGTGACTCCATCGAACATTGCTTGTCGAAAGCATTGTTCCTGTTCATGCCACACGCAGAGAAAttcagcatcgccagcattCTTAAACAATGTGCTTGGCCGCCTGTTCGTCGGCTATGCTGGCATGCCTGCCATGAGCCCGAAATGTGATAACCAAGAGTGCCAAGGATCGCGCTCAGGCAAAATAAGCCTGGAATACTGGTTTCCAGCAAGCGTCTGGTCCAGGATTTTGCGCATGGAGCTGTCATTCCATCACGCGGCGGGGCCCTCGCTGCAGCTAGACATGCTAAGGATCATACCCGACAACTCTCAATGCATAAACTTTGCTGTCGACGGAAATATTGGCGGGCTGAAATTTCTCTTCGATCGCGGCTTGGCGTCGCCTCGAGACGTCAGCAGCAAGCGAGGATACTCTTTGCTTCGCTGGGCGTTATATAGCAAGCAGTACGAAACCTGCAAGTTTCTCCTCCAAGCTGGCGCCGATGTCGATTACAAGCCGATTGGCGCCTTTGACAACAGCCCCCGTATCAAAGCATGCCACTTTTTACTGGAGGGCAATCTCTCGGAGCCTGCCGTAGATGCCCTGCGTGCCATTACCAAGGGCAACGAATACTTGGAGGATTTCATCGATGACTCAAGATTTACAAAGACGCATCGGATTGTCCTAGGTCTCTGTAGCAGCGACTTGGAGGCTGAACTTCTCCTCCACCCTGAGGAAATCGATATGCAAGACTCCATGGGCCGCACGGCTCTGGCGTGGGCTGCTGCCAGAAATGACAGCCGCGCCGTTGTTACGCTACTCAGATATGGGGCAGATCCAAATATCATTGATGTGCAAATATCCGGCGCTCTTTCTAACGCAGCAGCACAGGGCCATACAGCATGCGtcaagctgcttctcgaTGCCGGGGCTGATCCTGATCCACCATTGCCAAGCGGCATCAAGAAAGGCGGCCCGTTGAACGTCGCCGCCCGAAATGCAAATGATGCTCTCCTTGTCAAAATTCTTTTGGACTTTGGAGCAGATGTCAACCAAGCCGGAGTCGATGGTAAAACGGCTCTTTTCCATGCTGCGCAGAAAGATGATGCAAGTCTTGCCATTCTGTTGCTTGAGTACGGCGCAGAGATCAATATGTCTTCTTCGACAGGAGACACGCCACTGACTACGGCCATTACGCATAATAGCTACCATGTGTTGCAGTTATTCCTTGAACGCTGGCATGAATACTCCGAGTGCCCGCGGCTAAAAGGGCCACATCTTCTCAATATCACTGCACTCTACGCAGACCTCAAGACAATCGACATTCTAGCAAATACCAATCATTTTCGTCTCAGATACGATAAGAACTACGCGCTCGGAGATTTCAGAAAGACGCTGCGGGATCGCAAAGATGCCACTGAGAAGTTGAATTTTGCTTTTGATGAGCTGCTTCGGATTTTCGAGGGCGCTTCCCACATGACAGAGTCTGAAGAGAGTCTCTTGGAATCTGGACAAATGCATTGTACTTCTCCTTTGTCGCCGACGAGCTGGGAGAAGAGGTGCTTGGTCCTGCAGCAGagggatgatgaagattcAGATGATGATTTCCACGATGCGCACGAAGAATTATGA
- a CDS encoding uncharacterized protein (EggNog:ENOG41) → MATLSSLKLALRQTAAAASSQRQPLSDAQYSAGFTFFTNESRLTAYQNFIIPQLSQLLAPLFKSRNRVSILEIGPGPKSVLAHLPHHLRQKIKRYAASEPNGLFATNLEEWLCFSATSEPPLPCLESPPDIRRVPFVLGSDAKNTTNDGDEKFDVILFCHSMYGMKSERHFIERALEMLVGQPNDGLVIVFHRDDALDFDGLVCHRTASFPTGNIFVADENEALDSFAPFIAGFIMKDADEDMAVRTKWREVCRALGRRQEDHPHHLQFSAPEAMVAFSQHATALPELAVHVPLMKGEKAVKNREARLYRPAAVAKPTEIRHVQQCVQWALKHGVSLTVVGGGHSGQCLWPNIVSVDMEAFNQVHILTTGGDGSSSDPLVVVEVGCKTGDIIRKTMEAGLTVPLGSRPSVGAGLWLQGGIGHLARQYGLASDAIVGAVVVGLESGKVLCIGQVPNQHLPVDAVRPDNESDLLWAMKGAGTNFGIVISVTFKAFVASTYTVRNWVIPLSDGDSLKSQQWLKYFNVVARKLPNVWSADAYLYWEADQLHLGVTMYESPIVNLDVDAPTHMPLDEVLGPKESFKVVDGVGLFDTEMYMSGMHGGHGGGKTSSFKRCLFIKDIGTANIAKILIAAVKTRPSALSYLHLIHGGGAVAHVAANTTAFGCRDWDFACVITGVWPRDQDGTDAARAAVQWVYAVAENLLPLSSGAYGADLGPDPRDASLAARAFGPNLPRLARLKRDLDPHNVLAFACPLPKSPMEPKLIILVTGESCAGKDYCAHVWASVFSNDVHRSIKARAVSISYETKREYAAATGADLNALLNDRAYKEQHRPALTEFFQEQVRQRPKLPEEHFMNVVHSAADVDALLITGMRDEAPVAAFSQLVPDSRLLEVRIEASKETKRARRGCNCDDNGCRDDGDIDDHQDREQNSNSNGNSGHVTPSDYRPSFNFYNDIAGNEAAVAFANSHLFPFFDQNLQRLANMVRPIPNFPRQGIEFRHVLDISQQPGGLALCSSLLQTHFSGNWAKVDAIACCEAGGFVFASALSVRVDVPLLLIREAGKLPPPTVTVDKSPSHISSHCSGEKKIAMDRDMVSRGASVVVIDDVLATGETLCAVLQLLVKAGVNPEDVSVMIVAEFPTHGGRQLLYQRGFGRVGVQSLLVFGGA, encoded by the coding sequence ATGGCTACTCTTTCATCCTTAAAGCTGGCACTTAGACAAACAGCCGCGGCAGCATCGTCTCAGAGACAGCCACTGTCCGACGCCCAGTACAGCGCTGGCTTCACTTTCTTCACTAATGAATCTAGATTGACGGCGTATCAAAACTTCATTATCCCTCAGCTCTCCCAACTGCTAGCCCCTCTCTTCAAGTCGCGCAATCGCGTCTCGATACTGGAGATCGGACCGGGCCCGAAGAGCGTGCTTGCACATCTTCCCCATCATCTAAGGCAGAAGATTAAGAGATATGCTGCATCTGAGCCGAATGGACTGTTTGCTACAAATTTGGAAGAATGGCTTTGTTTTAGCGCGACATCGGAGCCTCCTCTGCCATGTCTAGAGAGTCCTCCAGACATCCGTCGAGTGCCATTTGTTCTGGGGAGCGATGCAAAAAATACGACGAATGATGGCGACGAAAAATTCGACGTCATATTGTTCTGCCATAGCATGTACGGTATGAAGTCTGAACGCCATTTCATCGAACGAGCACTGGAAATGCTCGTTGGGCAGCCTAATGATGGATTAGTGATCGTCTTCCATCGTGATGATGCCTTGGACTTTGACGGTTTAGTGTGCCATCGgacagcttcttttcctACTGGAAATATCTTCGTGGCAGATGAGAACGAAGCACTAGACTCTTTTGCCCCTTTCATTGCGGGTTTCATCATGAAAGATGCTGACGAGGACATGGCAGTACGGACAAAGTGGCGTGAAGTGTGTCGCGCTCTAGGTCGCCGCCAGGAAGACCACCCACATCATCTCCAGTTTAGTGCACCCGAGGCCATGGTGGCATTTTCTCAACATGCCACTGCGTTGCCAGAGTTGGCTGTGCATGTTCCCTTAATGAAGGGAGAAAAGGCGGTTAAGAATAGGGAGGCTCGTCTTTACCGTCCCGCTGCCGTTGCTAAACCGACAGAGATCCGACATGTTCAGCAGTGCGTTCAATGGGCCCTAAAGCACGGAGTCAGTCTAACTGTCGTTGGAGGAGGCCACAGCGGTCAATGCCTCTGGCCCAATATCGTCTCAGTCGATATGGAAGCCTTTAACCAAGTACACATTCTCACGACTGGGGGAGATGGATCCAGCTCAGATCCTTTGGTCGTCGTCGAGGTTGGCTGCAAGACTGGGGATATCATCCGAAAGACTATGGAAGCAGGCCTGACAGTACCCCTGGGTTCTCGTCCAAGTGTAGGGGCGGGACTGTGGCTTCAAGGGGGCATCGGGCATTTGGCTCGACAATATGGTCTTGCGAGCGATGCTATTGTCGGTGCCGTGGTTGTTGGTCTTGAATCTGGAAAGGTCTTGTGCATTGGCCAAGTGCCGAACCAGCATCTGCCTGTTGATGCTGTGCGTCCGGATAATGAATCTGACCTATTATGGGCAATGAAAGGTGCTGGAACAAACTTCGGTATCGTCATTAGCGTCACCTTTAAGGCTTTCGTTGCTTCGACATATACGGTGCGAAACTGGGTCATCCCTCTGAGCGATGGTGATAGCCTCAAATCGCAGCAATGGCTCAAATATTTCAATGTAGTCGCCAGGAAACTTCCCAATGTCTGGTCTGCGGACGCGTATCTCTACTGGGAAGCTGACCAGTTGCATCTTGGCGTGACTATGTATGAGTCTCCCATAGTCAACCTCGACGTTGACGCTCCTACACATATGCCATTGGATGAAGTTTTAGGACCAAAAGAGAGTTTCAAGGTTGTGGATGGCGTTGGCCTATTCGATACCGAGATGTACATGTCCGGGATGCATGGCGGACACGGTGGCGGCAAGACTTCCTCGTTCAAACGGTGTCTATTCATCAAGGATATCGGAACAGCCAACATCGCCAAGATATTAATAGCTGCCGTAAAGACTCGCCCCTCAGCACTCAGCTATCTCCATCTTATCCACGGTGGCGGAGCAGTCGCCCACGTTGCTGCTAATACCACTGCTTTCGGCTGTCGGGACTGGGACTTTGCCTGTGTCATCACTGGAGTCTGGCCCCGCGACCAAGATGGGACTGATGCTGCTCGAGCTGCCGTGCAGTGGGTTTATGCCGTCGCTGAGAACCTGCTGCCCCTGAGCAGCGGAGCTTATGGGGCCGACCTTGGACCAGATCCAAGAGATGCCTCTCTGGCAGCCAGGGCGTTTGGACCAAACCTGCCACGACTGGCTCGTCTCAAACGCGACTTGGATCCTCACAATGTGCTGGCTTTTGCCTGTCCACTCCCGAAAAGCCCAATGGAGCCAAAGCTCATCATTCTTGTCACGGGCGAAAGCTGCGCTGGCAAAGACTATTGCGCTCATGTTTGGGCTTCTGTGTTCTCCAACGATGTTCATAGAAGCATCAAAGCGCGGGCAGTCAGCATTAGCTATGAGACAAAGCGAGAATACGCAGCTGCTACTGGAGCTGATCTGAACGCTTTGCTAAATGATCGTGCATACAAAGAGCAGCACCGGCCAGCACTGACAGAATTCTTTCAGGAACAGGTACGGCAGCGACCGAAGTTGCCAGAGGAGCATTTTATGAATGTTGTTCATAGCGCTGCAGATGTGGATGCTTTGCTAATCACTGGGATGAGAGATGAGGCGCCGGTTGCTGCTTTTTCACAATTGGTGCCAGATAGCAGGCTTCTTGAGGTTCGCATCGAGGCCAgcaaagagacaaagagggCTCGTCGAGGCTGTAACTGTGATGATAATGGCTGTCgtgatgatggtgatatTGATGACCACCAAGATCGTGAACAAAATAGTAACAGCAACGGCAATTCAGGGCATGTGACACCATCAGACTACCGCCCAAGCTTTAACTTTTACAACGACATAGCTGGAAACGAAGCGGCAGTGGCGTTTGCCAACAGCCACCTGTTTCCCTTCTTCGACCAAAACCTGCAGCGGCTGGCCAATATGGTGCGTCCAATACCAAACTTTCCGCGCCAAGGGATTGAGTTCCGTCACGTCCTCGATATCTCTCAGCAACCAGGCGGGCTGGCCTTATGCTCCTCTCTGCTGCAAACCCACTTCAGTGGTAACTGGGCCAAAGTCGATGCCATAGCATGCTGCGAAGCTGGAGGATTTGTGTTTGCGTCAGCATTGTCTGTGCGAGTTGATGTGCCTTTGTTGCTGATTCGCGAGGCTGGCAAGCTTCCGCCGCCTACGGTTACCGTCGACAAGTCCCCATCGCATATCTCATCGCATTGTtcgggagagaagaagatcgcGATGGATCGGGATATGGTTTCTCGAGGGGCTTCAGTGGTGGTGATAGATGATGTACTTGCTACGGGGGAGACACTCTGCGCGGTGTTGCAGTTATTGGTCAAAGCTGGCGTCAATCCTGAAGATGTGAGTGTTATGATTGTTGCTGAATTTCCTACACATGGTGGGCGTCAACTACTGTATCAACGCGGGTTTGGTAGAGTCGGTGTTCAAAGTCTTTTGGTGTTTGGTGGTGCTTAA